Proteins encoded in a region of the Sulfurimonas marina genome:
- a CDS encoding ribonuclease E inhibitor RraB — translation MYPTELESHHIQSRDVLEMLIDEDDDLTIARPVEHYVYFDTPTQRERYVKNLSLEGFEYKDDIDSEDFENGVALVKTHQLLPEVVDEVVETIYESLQKDYGHYEGWSTTLANDLLED, via the coding sequence CTGTATCCGACGGAACTTGAATCTCACCATATTCAAAGCAGAGATGTTTTAGAGATGTTAATAGATGAAGATGATGATCTTACTATTGCACGTCCTGTAGAACATTATGTTTATTTTGATACTCCAACGCAAAGAGAGCGTTACGTGAAAAATTTATCGCTTGAGGGTTTTGAGTATAAAGATGATATCGATTCTGAGGATTTTGAAAACGGTGTCGCACTTGTCAAAACACACCAACTCTTACCTGAAGTTGTGGATGAAGTTGTAGAAACTATTTATGAAAGTTTACAAAAAGATTACGGTCATTATGAAGGGTGGAGTACTACTCTTGCGAATGATTTATTAGAAGATTAA
- a CDS encoding polysaccharide biosynthesis protein, with protein MILDKRILNVLIIITFTIITFVWTFFIFHQTINWQIISIVIILRIIASFFVYKDYSLSWSKATQKTFLLKSIVVLVPLVIYMPIFYGEIRIAFMLSEAMTYLVTISFLMYVYYYIVNRSHVAKTKTLVIYGAGKAGIKIEEEFRNTKYKVTYFCDDDEVVQGRSIDGIQILSPKELEAKLPAKKYDLLIVAMPSAPKDVMQKIYNRFHHSFHSVKILPSLDEILNSQSLSQQLKDISVEDLLARHPKDLDKGAIEAFIKNKKVLITGAGGSIGSEISRQCSSYGASKLILLDHSEFNLYQIAEELSSYNPEIVMQSVVDKELLDKTFEHYKPDIVIHAAAYKHVPLVEENVREAIINNIIGTKNSIDCAIKHNVKKFVLISTDKAVRPANVMGTTKRICELYAQNCKSNSTEIVAVRFGNVLGSSGSVIPKFKSQIEKGGPITVTHPDITRYFMLIPEACELVLQAASIGKGGEIFILDMGEPIKIVDLAKKMIELSGREDIKIEFSGLRPGEKLYEELLINDSDTKTEYESITVAGKTEYNIEKLTDDINELITTKEQLAKLKEIVPEFNHQNGKI; from the coding sequence ATGATTTTAGATAAAAGAATTCTCAATGTTCTAATTATTATAACATTTACAATTATTACTTTTGTATGGACTTTTTTTATATTCCATCAAACAATTAACTGGCAAATTATTAGTATTGTTATTATTTTGAGAATAATCGCTTCATTTTTTGTATATAAAGACTATTCTCTCTCTTGGTCTAAAGCAACCCAGAAGACGTTTTTACTAAAAAGTATTGTAGTATTAGTACCACTTGTTATATATATGCCTATTTTTTACGGAGAGATTCGTATAGCATTTATGTTAAGTGAAGCGATGACGTATTTAGTTACTATAAGCTTCTTAATGTATGTTTATTATTATATAGTCAATAGAAGTCATGTAGCTAAAACAAAAACATTAGTTATCTACGGTGCAGGAAAAGCCGGTATTAAAATAGAAGAAGAGTTTCGTAATACTAAATATAAAGTTACTTATTTCTGTGATGATGATGAGGTGGTACAGGGAAGAAGTATAGATGGAATCCAAATTCTTTCACCTAAAGAGTTGGAGGCTAAACTACCTGCTAAAAAATATGACTTGTTAATTGTTGCAATGCCAAGTGCTCCAAAAGATGTAATGCAAAAAATTTATAATCGTTTTCACCACTCTTTTCATTCGGTAAAAATTTTACCCTCTTTAGATGAAATATTAAACAGTCAATCACTCTCTCAACAATTAAAAGATATCTCTGTTGAAGATCTTTTAGCACGCCATCCAAAAGATTTAGACAAAGGTGCTATTGAGGCTTTTATTAAAAATAAAAAAGTTCTTATTACCGGTGCCGGCGGTAGTATTGGAAGTGAGATAAGTAGACAATGTAGCTCTTATGGAGCTAGTAAGTTAATACTGCTAGATCATAGTGAGTTTAATCTCTATCAAATTGCTGAAGAGCTCTCAAGCTATAATCCAGAAATTGTTATGCAGTCTGTTGTGGACAAAGAATTACTTGATAAAACATTTGAACACTATAAGCCCGATATAGTAATCCATGCAGCCGCATATAAGCATGTGCCTTTGGTTGAAGAGAATGTCCGTGAAGCAATTATAAATAATATTATTGGGACAAAAAATTCGATCGATTGTGCGATCAAGCATAATGTTAAGAAGTTTGTTCTTATATCTACAGATAAGGCAGTTCGTCCAGCGAATGTGATGGGGACTACAAAACGTATTTGTGAACTTTATGCCCAGAACTGTAAAAGTAATTCTACAGAAATAGTCGCAGTTCGCTTTGGAAATGTACTTGGAAGTAGTGGAAGTGTTATTCCGAAGTTTAAATCACAAATAGAAAAAGGTGGTCCTATTACCGTAACACATCCTGATATTACGAGATATTTTATGCTTATCCCAGAAGCATGTGAATTGGTTTTACAGGCTGCAAGTATCGGTAAAGGTGGAGAGATCTTTATACTTGATATGGGTGAACCTATTAAAATTGTTGATCTAGCTAAAAAGATGATTGAACTCAGTGGTAGGGAAGATATTAAAATTGAGTTTTCCGGACTTAGACCTGGCGAAAAACTTTATGAAGAGCTCTTAATTAACGATAGTGATACAAAAACAGAGTACGAATCTATTACGGTTGCGGGCAAAACAGAGTATAATATTGAAAAATTAACAGATGATATTAATGAATTGATAACTACAAAAGAACAATTGGCAAAATTAAAAGAGATAGTGCCGGAGTTTAATCATCAAAATGGAAAGATATGA